From Anopheles arabiensis isolate DONGOLA chromosome 3, AaraD3, whole genome shotgun sequence, a single genomic window includes:
- the LOC120899917 gene encoding LOW QUALITY PROTEIN: regulatory-associated protein of mTOR (The sequence of the model RefSeq protein was modified relative to this genomic sequence to represent the inferred CDS: substituted 1 base at 1 genomic stop codon), which yields MXIMIETTEQSKDSNDAEDEDDALLPVCFNCERHRGKILGINCTTQCWRVRDRMKTVSVALVLCLNIGVDPPDVVKIDKCARVECWINPASYSPGKALEMISYQLQKQYERWQPRARYRHSLDPTMEDVKKLCTSLRRNAKEERVLFHYNGHGVPRPTANGEIWVFNRNFTQYIPLSIYDLQTWMGAPSIYVYDCSNAGIIVNSFHTFADQHELEVEHIRNRSGSTVGHAGGDLQTEDSRSSPSPSTGGAGTTTYRNCIQLAACAADQLLPMNPNLPADLFTSCLTTPVKMALRWFTLQSTSKLVPEVTEELIEKIPGQLNDRRTMMGELNWIFTAITDTIAWNTLRPELFQKLFRQDLLVASLFRNFLLAERILRAYDCTPISSPALPPSYRHPMWSAWDLALDQALAQLPDVLEKGKPFQHSPFFEEQLTAFQVWLEGSTEQRSPPEQLPIVLQVLLSQVHRLRALELLGHFVDLGPWAVNLALSVGIFPYVLKLLQSSAKELRPCLVFIWAKIVAVDGTCQIDLIREQGHKYFLIALQDTNPGGQPFKGNHRTYAAFVLASIVHNFPNGQSSALQGQLVSICLDQLNDDSNPLLRQWLAICLGHLWQNYEQARWSGVRDNANEKLYPLLSDPYPEVRAAAVYALGTFISSVKQRSDHANNIDRSTAMHLFSTVSNDMSPLVRMELIAALQWMVLFFESQFAGTFLQLDSPERTTNPMKRVLSTSNIIGVGKASVMVGFYQKVWNGFIALSKDPFPEVASMAQKVVDYVRADSAKEVTVCDKSSHHYGSAASVSLPPSPNTRVGYLAGESPPTHGGIHGPSDNGGSHHRLANQQTPLAMKKRIHAVNDSPAAGPDYTDSPDKLAFSQSSSHSLSSSTAPLKPIVGTQYIEWSVSFFAQPSKRMNEAKAAGTDHNSYEFLIRKSRWLRNKEVRAEGRTQRMKAIFKRLDVQSWSCRTQHAPTFIKLNPYDEQVAFAYKDRVIVVNMSTEVTHTLMPQRQSIYDSSSNLSSSSTSSGYHSLQHHGSHRLINQSFLEQHHPTPSQSQQPSLSSFPHQLKPSNEPLPAHGFGNHALAVTSLEFLNAHDVGVIMAGYSDSTIRLWRPKETSDENQLLSAWHGLLDFNTSSAAKVSCSEAAPAAHGGLVLAWHQRTQTIMAAGEAKYIRLWDAEREMRICDIPSGSDTAVLKLSCAPNGIFAAGFYDGSVRIFDRRCPPTETRCATIREHINPVLAICLRDDCESLVTADVSASVRLYDIRKAYSSVQNWSAGTDVSAMAIHTSADILACATSQIVIYGLDGVVLSSGRSNEGFMAPRKGVASCLSFHKYKLNLAAGYNDNTAAVLVP from the exons ATGTAAATAATGATTGAAACAACAGAACAATCGAAAGACTCCAACGACGCGGAAGATGAGGATGATGCTTTGTTGCCGGTCTGTTTCAACTGTGAGCGACATCGGGGCAAGATCCTTGGCATCAACTGCACGACCCAATGTTGGCGTGTACGAGACCGCATGAAAACGGTGAGCGTGGCGCTGGTGCTGTGCCTCAACATCGGTGTCGACCCACCGGATGTGGTCAAAATCGACAAGTGTGCGCGGGTAGAGTGCTGGATCAATCCGGCATCCTACTCGCCCGGGAAAGCGCTAGAGATGATCAGTTACCAGCTACAGAAGCAGTACGAACGGTGGCAGCCTCGCGCCCGCTATCGGCACTCACTCGACCCAACGATGGAGGACGTGAAGAAGCTGTGCACCTCGCTGCGTCGGAATGCGAAAGAGGAGCGTGTGCTGTTCCACTATAACGGCCACGGTGTGCCGCGTCCGACGGCCAATGGCGAAATTTGGGTGTTCAATCGGAATTTCACGCAGTACATCCCGCTGTCCATCTACGATCTGCAGACGTGGATGGGCGCTCCATCGATTTACGTGTACGATTGCTCAAATGCCGGCATTATCGTGAACAGTTTTCACACGTTCGCCGACCAGCACGAGCTTGAGGTGGAGCATATAAGGAATCGAAGCGGCAGCACGGTGGGACACGCGGGCGGAGACCTGCAGACGGAGGATAGTCGCAGCTCACCCTCCCCTTCGACCGGGGGCGCTGGAACGACGACGTACCGGAACTGTATTCAGCTGGCGGCCTGCGCTGCCGATCAGTTGCTGCCGATGAATCCCAACCTGCCGGCGGATCTGTTCACCTCATGCCTTACCACGCCGGTCAAGATGGCGCTACGGTGGTTTACGCTGCAATCCACTTCCAAGCTGGTGCCGGAGGTGACGGAGGAACTGATTGAGAAAATTCCCGGCCAGCTCAACGATAGGAGGACGATGATGGGTGAGCTGAACTGGATTTTTACCGCCATTACGGACACGATTGCGTGGAACACGCTGCGGCCCGAACTGTTCCAGAAGCTGTTCCGCCAGGACCTGCTGGTGGCGAGCCTGTTTCGCAACTTTCTGCTGGCCGAGCGTATCCTGCGGGCGTACGACTGCACGCCCATCTCTAGTCCGGCTTTGCCCCCCAGCTATCGGCATCCGATGTGGTCGGCGTGGGATTTGGCCCTAGACCAGGCGCTGGCCCAGCTGCCGGACGTGCTCGAGAAAGGAAAACCATTCCAGCATTCGCCCTTCTTCGAGGAGCAGCTGACGGCATTTCAGGTGTGGCTAGAGGGAAGCACCGAGCAGCGCAGCCCGCCCGAGCAGTTGCCGATCGTGCTGCAGGTGCTGCTGTCGCAGGTTCACCGATTGCGTGCCTTGGAGTTGTTGGGACACTTTGTTGATCTCGGTCCGTGGGCGGTTAACCTGGCGCTGAGCGTGGGCATCTTTCCGTACGTGCTCAAGCTCCTGCAAAGCTCGGCCAAGGAGCTGCGACCGTGTCTGGTGTTCATCTGGGCGAAAATAGTTGCAGTGGATGGGACGTGCCAGATCGATCTTATCCGTGAGCAGGGGCATAAGTATTTCCTGATCGCCCTGCAGGACACCAATCCCGGCGGGCAGCCGTTCAAGGGCAATCATCGAACGTACGCTGCGTTCGTGCTCGCTAGCATCGTGCACAACTTCCCGAACGGACAGTCGAGTGCGCTGCAGGGACAGCTGGTGTCCATCTGCCTCGATCAGCTGAACGACGACAGCAATCCACTGCTGCGGCAGTGGTTGGCCATCTGCTTGGGGCATCTGTGGCAGAACTACGAACAAGCACGGTGGTCCGGCGTGCGGGACAATGCGAACGAAAAACTGTACCCCCTGCTCAGCGATCCCTATCCCGAGGTGCGTGCTGCTGCCGTCTATGCGCTGGGCACGTTTATAAGCTCGGTAAAGCAACGGTCGGACCATGCGAACAACATCGATCGCTCGACAGCGATGCACCTTTTCTCCACGGTAAGCAACGATATGAGCCCGCTGGTACGCATGGAGCTGATTGCCGCGCTTCAGTGGATGGTGCTGTTCTTCGAGTCACAGTTTGCCGGCACGTTTTTGCAGCTGGACAGCCCCGAACGGACCACCAATCCGATGAAGCGCGTCCTAAGCACGAGCAATATTATTGGCGTTGGCAAAGCGTCCGTCATGGTTGGGTTCTATCAGAAGGTGTGGAACGGATTCATTGCCCTGTCGAAAGATCCCTTCCCGGAAGTTGCCTCGATGGCGCAGAAAGTCGTTGACTATGTGCGCGCCGACAGCGCCAAGGAGGTGACGGTGTGTGACAAAAGCTCGCATCACTACGGTAGCGCGGCCAGCGTCAGTTTACCTCCGTCACCGAACACTCGTGTCGGTTATCTAGCGGGCGAGTCGCCCCCAACGCACGGGGGAATACACGGCCCCAGTGACAACGGGGGCAGTCACCATCGTCTGGCGAATCAGCAGACGCCACTAGCAATGAAGAAGCGTATCCACGCGGTGAACGACAGTCCGGCGGCCGGACCGGATTATACGGACAGTCCGGATAAATTAGCGTTTTCGCAATCGTCCTCACACTCCCTGTCGTCATCGACGGCTCCGCTGAAGCCGATCGTAGGGACACAGTACATCGAATGGTCGGTCAGCTTCTTTGCCCAACCGTCGAAGCGTATGAACGAAGCGAAAGCGGCTGGTACGGATCACAATTCGTACGAATTTCTCATCCGCAAATCGCGCTGGTTGCGCAATAAAGAGGTACGAGCGGAGGGGCGTACGCAGCGCATGAAGGCGATCTTTAAGCGGCTAGATGTGCAAAGTTGGTCCTGCCGTACGCAGCATGCTCCGACGTTTATCAAGCTAAATCCTTACGACGAACAGGTGGCTTTCGCATACAA GGATCGAGTCATCGTAGTGAATATGAGCACGGAAGTCACGCACACGCTAATGCCCCAACGACAATCGATTTACGACAGTTCCAGCAACctgtccagcagcagcaccagctccGGTTACCACAGCCTGCAGCACCATGGTTCGCACCGTCTAATTAATCAATCCTTCCTGGAGCAGCACCACCCGACGCCCTCACAGTCGCAACAGCCATCGTTATCATCGTTCCCGCACCAACTGAAGCCATCGAACGAGCCGCTGCCGGCGCACGGGTTTGGTAACCACGCGCTGGCAGTCACGTCGCTGGAGTTCCTCAACGCGCACGACGTCGGTGTGATAATGGCCGGTTACAGCGACAGCACGATACGATTGTGGCGCCCGAAGGAGACGAGCGACGAAAACCAGTTGCTTTCGGCGTGGCACGGTTTGCTAGATTTCAATACATCAAGCGCAGCCAAGGTAAGCTGTAGCGAGGCGGCACCGGCCGCCCACGGCGGTCTGGTGCTCGCATGGCACCAGCGCACGCAAACGATAATGGCGGCGGGTGAAGCGAAATACATACGCCTGTGGGATGCTGAGCGGGAGATGCGTATCTGTGATATTCCGAGCGGCTCCGACACGGCCGTACTGAAGCTGTCCTGCGCGCCGAACGGTATATTTGCGGCCGGGTTTTACGATGGCAGTGTGCGCATATTCGATCGCCGCTGTCCGCCAACCGAGACGCGCTGCGCAACCATACGGGAGCACATTAACCCGGTGCTGGCGATCTGCCTGCGCGACGATTGCGAATCGCTAGTGACCGCCGATGTGTCGGCTAGCGTACGGCTCTACGATATAAGGAAAGCGTACTCCTCCGTACAGAATTGGAGCGCCGGGACGGACGTGTCGGCGATGGCGATACACACGAGCGCCGACATTCTCGCCTGTGCAACCAGCCAGATCGTCATCTACGGGCTGGACGGTGTGGTGCTTAGCTCGGGCCGCAGCAACGAAGGGTTCATGGCACCCCGGAAGGGTGTGGCCTCCTGTTTGTCGTTTCATAAATACAAACTCAATCTGGCGGCCGGCTACAACGACAATACCGCGGCGGTGCTAGTGCCATAG